A genomic segment from Coccinella septempunctata chromosome 3, icCocSept1.1, whole genome shotgun sequence encodes:
- the LOC123310600 gene encoding V-type proton ATPase subunit D: MSGKERLPIFPSRGAQMLMKARLKGAQKGHSLLKKKADALQMRFRMILGKIIETKTLMGEVMKEAAFSLAEAKFATGDFNQVVLQNVTKAQLKIRTKKDNVAGVTLPVFECYQDGTDTYELAGLARGGQQLAKLKKNYQSAIKLLVELASLQTSFVTLDDVIKITNRRVNAIEHVIIPRIERTLAYIISELDELEREEFYRLKKIQDKKRIARKKLEEEKVALGILEREMEAANLLDEGDEDILF; encoded by the exons ATGTCCGGAAAAGAAAGATTGCCAATATTTCCCTCAAGAGG TGCTCAAATGTTGATGAAAGCCAGGCTGAAAGGAGCTCAAAAAGGTCATAGTTTGCTGAAGAAGAAGGCAGATGCGCTCCAGATGCGATTCAGGATGATTTTGGGGAAGATAATTGAG ACAAAAACTCTCATGGGAGAAGTCATGAAGGAAGCAGCTTTCTCACTAGCTGAGGCTAAATTTGCTACAGGAGACTTCAACCAAGTTGTACTGCAAAATGTCACCAAGGCTCAGCTCAAAATTCGTACGAAGAAGGATAATGTTGCAG GTGTGACTTTACCAGTTTTTGAATGTTATCAAGATGGTACAGATACCTATGAATTAGCTGGCTTGGCTAGAGGTGGTCAACAACTTGCAAAACTCAAGAAAAACTATCAAAGTGCTATCAAGCTTTTAGTTGAGTTGGCTTCTTTGCAAACTTCATTTGTCACTCTGGACGATGtcatcaaaataacaaatagaaGAGTTAATGCAATTGAACATG tgATCATTCCCAGAATTGAACGCACGTTGGCTTACATTATTTCTGAACTGGATGAATTGGAAAGAGAAGAATTCTATCGTCTGAAAAAGATTCAAGACAAAAAACGTATCGCACGTAAGAAACTTGAGGAGGAAAAAGTGGCTTTGGGAATATTGGAAAGAGAAATGGAAGCTGCCAACTTGCTAGATGAAGGAGACGAAGATATATTGTTCTAG